In Neorhizobium galegae, the following proteins share a genomic window:
- a CDS encoding DUF4345 domain-containing protein gives MMRGDMELYFPTELGEQVAFVCAAATAVLGLLVFLFPAVVLRLTAFQIGEVRPEGYAAVRSAGAHHLGFGVAAIMLAQNWIYLTLGIALGFAALGRLLSCALDRGFTPRNMAFSLLQVVLAGGPLAYFFDYI, from the coding sequence ATGATGCGAGGCGACATGGAACTCTATTTTCCCACTGAACTCGGCGAGCAGGTGGCTTTTGTCTGTGCGGCGGCCACTGCCGTGCTCGGTCTTCTCGTCTTCCTGTTTCCCGCCGTCGTTCTGCGCCTGACGGCGTTCCAGATCGGCGAGGTGCGGCCGGAAGGTTATGCCGCGGTCCGCTCCGCCGGCGCCCATCATCTGGGCTTCGGTGTTGCGGCGATCATGCTCGCCCAGAACTGGATCTACCTGACGCTTGGCATTGCGCTCGGATTTGCGGCCCTAGGGCGGTTGCTGTCCTGTGCCCTGGATCGAGGCTTCACTCCCAGAAACATGGCATTTTCCCTACTTCAAGTTGTGCTCGCCGGCGGGCCGCTCGCCTACTTCTTCGACTATATCTGA
- a CDS encoding F0F1 ATP synthase subunit delta → MPVADTSQLISGVAERYASSLFELSLEAGSIDKVGADLDRFQALLDESEDLRRLVASPVFSAEDQQKAVLAVAERAGISGLVANFLKVVAGNRRLFAMPGMIRAFRQIAAEHRGEITAEVTSAHALSEAQENELKSALKGVTGKDVAIAVTIDPSILGGLVVKVGSRQIDTSLRTKLSTLKLALKEVG, encoded by the coding sequence GTGCCCGTGGCTGACACGTCCCAGCTTATTTCCGGTGTAGCGGAGCGTTATGCTTCCTCGCTTTTCGAACTGTCCCTCGAGGCTGGTTCGATCGACAAGGTCGGTGCCGATCTTGATCGTTTTCAGGCGCTGCTGGATGAGAGTGAAGACCTGCGACGCCTGGTCGCAAGCCCGGTATTTTCCGCCGAAGATCAGCAGAAGGCCGTGCTCGCGGTTGCCGAGCGGGCTGGCATTTCCGGTCTCGTCGCCAATTTCCTGAAGGTCGTTGCCGGCAATCGTCGCCTTTTCGCGATGCCCGGCATGATCCGCGCCTTCCGCCAGATCGCCGCAGAGCATCGTGGTGAAATCACTGCCGAGGTCACCTCGGCGCATGCGCTTTCCGAAGCGCAGGAAAACGAACTCAAGTCGGCGCTGAAGGGCGTAACCGGCAAAGACGTGGCAATCGCCGTGACCATCGACCCGTCGATCCTCGGCGGACTGGTCGTCAAGGTCGGTTCTCGTCAGATCGATACTTCCCTTCGCACCAAACTTTCCACCCTTAAGCTTGCACTGAAAGAGGTTGGCTGA